In Deltaproteobacteria bacterium CG11_big_fil_rev_8_21_14_0_20_42_23, the sequence AATGCTCAAATTTTGATTTATTCGTTGCTGGACTAACTGAATGGTTTTTTGGAGTTCAGCCATCCCTTCCATCGCAAAGTACTCACATTGCACGGGAACCAAAACAGAATCTGCGGCGCAAAGAGAATTGAGGGTCAACAAGCCTAGTGATGGTGCGCAGTCTATAATAATATAGTCATAGTCATCACGGACTTTATCAATTTGCTCTTTTAACCTTGTTTCTCGAGACATCACCGTTACCAGCTCTACTTCGGCACCTACCAAAGCAGGGCTGGCTGGAAGCAGAGAAAGATAAGGCATTTCAGTAGCTTGAACAGCTTCTGCAATTGGAAAATCTTCCACTAAAACATTATAAATGCTTTTTTCGGCCTCATACTTGTTGAAGCCCAATCCGGTTGTGGCATTCGACTGTGGATCGAGATCGATAAGCAAAACTCTTTTTTCTGCACCTGCAAAACAAGCAGAAAGATTGATTGAAGTGGTCGTTTTACCCACGCCCCCTTTTTGATTACAAATAGCAATAACTTGAGCCATTAACTCCCCCGTTGAAAGTAGTTTTTAGTTAATAGTTATAGTTGCTGGAGCTAACTAAGTAACTCCGCTGTTTATACGGGGTTTTGAGAAGAAATCAAGAAATGTTTCACGTGAAACATTCCAAAAAGATCCTCGACCAAGCAGCTTATGCATGATATGAGCACGCAATGTTTCACGTGAAACATATGCGGCAGTTATAAGTTCATAGTTTGTAGTTTTTAGAGCTCAATACACATAAACCATGGGCCAAAAACGGATAAAAAAGGCGGTTGCATGATAAAGGGATCTCAAACGTTTTTTCATCGGGTAAACCATGAAATTTTTCTCATCACTTCAGCTTTAGGAGAAGAAAAATGTGGGATGATTGCAACTTGGATTATGCCGGGCACATTAGTAGAAGAACATCCTCGCTTAATTGGAGTTTTTTCTCCTGAAAACAGAACTACGCAAGTATTGCTTGCTCGAGGACAGTTTGTGGCGCATCTTTTAGCCCAAGAACAGTTGGAACTTGTCCCTCTTTTTGGATTGCGTTCGAGCAAAGAAATCAACAAGTTTTCAACAACAGCTCATAGCTTAAATTCAGATGGAATTCCGATTGTTTACAACACTTGCGGTTGGGTGAAATGTAAAGTTATCAACAAGCTGGATTTAGGAGATAGAATTGTGGTTGTGAGTGATATTTTTGAAGGCGAAACTGATTCTCTGAAGACACCTCTTTTAAAAGAATATTGCTTCTCATACCTTCCCCCAGAGGCTAGCTTTTCACTTCTTGAAAAAAGGCAGCGGGATAATATCCGCGATCAAAAGCTGATGCTTCACCCTTCATGAGCCAACGCAAACACGAAAAGTGTTCTCTTGTCTTGATTTGAAAGCGCATAGTCTTCTCGATGAATCAATTGGAGCGATAAAGATTTTAAAACTTCTTTTGCGTCGGATAACTCTTCATCGGCCTTTGCAGACTTCATCGCAATGATAGAGCCGCCTTCTTTAAGGTAAGGAACAGCAAGTGGAAGATATTCTTTTAAAGCCCATGTTGCTCTGCTAATAACGATGTCAAATTTTCCACACTGCTTCTGGAGATTTTTATCCTCAGCTCGTCCACATGCTGTGGATATGTTGTTCAAGTGCAATGAAAGAATAACTTGTTGTAAAAAATTGGTTTTTTTCTGAGTAGCGTCAAGAAGCACAACACGTAATTCTGGCAGGCTCAATTTTATTGGCACTCCGGGTATACCTCCTCCGGTGCCGAGATCAATAAGGCTCGTTGCATTTTTGACGTAAGGCAAAACGTGGAGAGCATCTTCAATATGCTTAATTTTGATTTCAGCAGGATCAGTAATAGCAGTGAGATTAATTTTGGCATTCCACTTTAAAAGAAGATCGATGTAAGAAAAAAACAAATCGTTTATCATCGTTTTAATCCATTTTTTTGAGAAGGTGCAGGGGTAAGCCTTGCTATTTCTGCGTGTCGAAAACAATCAATCGTATGATCATTCACCATTCCTACCGCCTGCATATGGGCGTATAAAATAGTTGAACCCACAAATTTAAAGCCGCGCCGTTTCATATCTTTACTCCAAGCATCTGAAATTTCGGTATGAGGAGGAAGTTCTTTTATGGTTTTCCGTTTATTTTGAAGCGGTTTTCCTCCTACAAACTGCCAACTATAGTTTGCAAAACTTCCAAATTCCCTTTGAACTTCCAAAAAGCATTTCGCATTCGTAATAGCAGCCTCCACTTTTAATCGATTGCGAATAATGCCGGGGTTTAGCAAGAGCTTCTCCACTTTTTGGGATGAGAACTTTGCTACTTTTTGAGGATCAAAGTTTGCGAAGGCTTCACGATAAGATTCTCTCCGCTTTAAAACAGTAAGCCAACTTAAACCTGCTTGCGCACCTTCCAAAAGAAGAAACTCAAATAAAACTCTATCGTCATAAACGGGAACTCCCCACTCATGATCGTGGTAGTCTTGATAGATTTTGTCTTCAGTAACCCAAGCACATCTTTTTTTCATAAAGTTGAGTCCTTTAAGCTTTTCCAAAGCTGCACTTTATTTTTTTTCACGATACTCTTCAACTTGTTTTGAATGTCCCATTCTAAGATGTGCAAGGAACAAAAGATTTTGCGCAAGTGGATTTGGTTTTTGCTTCATCACCGGTTCCAGTGCATCAACCATGGCATGAAAAAGATCGAACTGATAATACACTTGAGCTTTGAGCAATGCACTTGCCTGCGGAGAAAGTTGTAAAACCTCAAGCTGTTTCAGTTTTGCATTGAGATTTTTTTCATCGTTGCTGTTTAACAGTTGAAACCAATATCGCGCACCTTTTATGTGCAATTGCTTGCCCTTCTTTTCTGACAAATACCAAAAATATTTTTTCCCAGGCTTTAGTTTTTGTAATGGAGAATAAAGGCTAAATTGATTTTGATTTTGTGTGAGCTTGCTTGAATAAAATGGTTTTTGATGCTCGTCTTCGATGACTAAATAAGGATGATTAAGCTTTGTTTTACCTTCCAGCTTCCATTTGAAAATTATTTTTTTCTGATTTGAAAAAATACGCGAGTGAGTTGGAGAAATGCCATCAACTCCAAAAAACGCTCCACCAAGCACTAATCCTTGTGGGGGACCACTTTGCGGGTTCCCCATTTTTACTCTTCCATGAAGTGTTGGGCTATTTTCTCCTTTAATGTGTTTCACTTCTTCAAGCGCACTCGCTAAACCTGGAATGATGGTGGTGCTTTTCACTTGTTTTGATTTTATTTTTTCACCAATGGTTACACATTCATTTTCTTTCAGCGAAACAAGTTCGCCGTTCATATACATGAGACTTGCGCTGCTTTTTTCCCCAATACTTAAAACTGTGGCATCCGGAAGAGTGCTGCCTATACTAATCGCAAGTTTATCTTTTTTTAGTTTTGCGGAAACATCGCCGCTGACATCGATGAGTACTGCATCAGCAAAAACTGATTGACTGATAAACAGAAAAATTAAAAGTGAAAAAGGAAATATACTGTGTGTAAAATG encodes:
- the rsmG gene encoding 16S rRNA (guanine(527)-N(7))-methyltransferase RsmG, coding for MINDLFFSYIDLLLKWNAKINLTAITDPAEIKIKHIEDALHVLPYVKNATSLIDLGTGGGIPGVPIKLSLPELRVVLLDATQKKTNFLQQVILSLHLNNISTACGRAEDKNLQKQCGKFDIVISRATWALKEYLPLAVPYLKEGGSIIAMKSAKADEELSDAKEVLKSLSLQLIHREDYALSNQDKRTLFVFALAHEG
- a CDS encoding DNA-3-methyladenine glycosylase I, encoding MKKRCAWVTEDKIYQDYHDHEWGVPVYDDRVLFEFLLLEGAQAGLSWLTVLKRRESYREAFANFDPQKVAKFSSQKVEKLLLNPGIIRNRLKVEAAITNAKCFLEVQREFGSFANYSWQFVGGKPLQNKRKTIKELPPHTEISDAWSKDMKRRGFKFVGSTILYAHMQAVGMVNDHTIDCFRHAEIARLTPAPSQKNGLKR